In one Acipenser ruthenus chromosome 10, fAciRut3.2 maternal haplotype, whole genome shotgun sequence genomic region, the following are encoded:
- the LOC117413035 gene encoding T-box brain protein 1, with the protein MQLEHCLSPSIMLSKKFLNVSSSYPNSGGSELALQDHPIISTTDNLERGSPMKKNSRGMTNQSEADNFPHSKDAPGDVQRSKLSPVLDGVSEIRHNFDGSAAERYFLSQSSQAQPASAAPSAMFPYPSQHGPTHPAFSIGSPSRYMAHHPVITNGAYNTLLSNTSPQGYPTAGYPYAQQYGHSYQGGPFYQFSSAQPGLVPGKAQVYLCNRALWLKFHRHQTEMIITKQGRRMFPFLSFNISGLDPTAHYNIFVDVILADPNHWRFQGGKWVPCGKADTNVQGNRVYMHPDSPNTGAHWMRQEISFGKLKLTNNKGASNNTGQMVVLQSLHKYQPRLHVVEVNEDGSEDSSQPGRVQTFTFPETQFIAVTAYQNTDITQLKIDHNPFAKGFRDNYDTIYTGCDIDRLTPSPGDSPLSQIVPGARYAMPGSFLQDQFVSSYAKSRFHPGAGAGPGTDRSVPHTNGLLSPQQGEETAASTQRWFVTPANNRLDFTASAYDAAAAADFAGNAATLLSYAAAGVKALPLQAAGCSGRPLGYYTDPSGWGPRTPPQYCSKPSSVLSCWPANTASSRTAASSVYLGEDGEGLTTERSPLGGSEEPKPKDLSESSWIETPSSIKSIDSSDSGIFEQAKRRRISPSGTPVSETASPLKSEIMTPRDCEKNCAKDIGYYSFYSHS; encoded by the exons ATGCAACTGGAACATTGCCTCTCTCCCTCTATCATGCTCTCTAAGAAATTTCTGAATGTGAGCAGTAGTTACCCAAACTCGGGCGGATCTGAGCTTGCTTTACAGGATCATCCTATTATCTCCACCACTGACAACCTGGAGAGAGGTTCACCTATGAAAAAAAATTCCAGGGGGATGACGAATCAATCAGAGGCAGACAATTTTCCTCACTCCAAGGACGCACCGGGGGACGTCCAGAGAAGCAAACTATCTCCTGTTCTGGATGGGGTCTCTGAAATCCGTCACAATTTCGATGGATCTGCTGCAGAAAGGTATTTTCTGTCTCAATCCAGCCAAGCCCAGCCAGCCTCCGCTGCTCCCAGTGCTATGTTTCCTTATCCGAGCCAACATGGACCAACTCACCCAGCCTTTTCTATCGGAAGCCCGAGCAGGTACATGGCTCATCATCCAGTGATTACCAATGGAGCGTACAACACCCTTCTCTCCAACACCTCTCCACAAGGCTACCCAACTGCAGGGTACCCGTACGCTCAGCAGTATGGGCATTCCTACCAAGGAGGACCTTTCTACCAATTCTCTTCTGCACAGCCGGGGTTGGTCCCTGGCAAGGCTCAGGTCTATTTGTGCAACAGGGCGCTTTGGCTTAAGTTTCATAGGCACCAAACAGAAATGATCATCACCAAACAAGGAAG ACGGATGTTTCCCTTTTTAAGTTTTAATATATCTGGTCTGGACCCGACGGCGCATTATAATATTTTTGTTGACGTAATTCTGGCCGATCCCAACCACTGGAGATTCCAAGGAGGAAAATGGGTTCCGTGTGGCAAAGCGGACACAAATGTGCAAG gaaACCGAGTTTATATGCACCCCGACTCTCCTAATACTGGTGCGCACTGGATGCGCCAGGAAATCTCATTTGGGAAACTAAAACTAACAAACAATAAAGGCGCTTCAAATAACACCGGCCAG ATGGTGGTTCTGCAGTCGCTTCACAAATATCAGCCCAGGTTACACGTAGTGGAAGTGAACGAGGATGGGAGTGAAGACAGCAGCCAGCCCGGCCGAGTGCAAACCTTCACCTTCCCTGAAACACAGTTTATTGCTGTTACAGCATATCAGAATACAGAT aTCACACAACTGAAAATAGACCACAATCCGTTCGCAAAAGGATTTCGCGACAATTACGATAC GATTTACACTGGCTGTGATATTGACAGGCTTACGCCATCGCCTGGTGACTCTCCACTCTCTCAGATCGTGCCTGGTGCAAGATATGCCATGCCTGGCTCTTTCCTGCAGGACCAGTTTGTCAGCAGCTATGCCAAATCCCGCTTCCACCCTGGAGCTGGGGCTGGTCCGGGCACGGACCGCAGCGTTCCTCACACCAACGGCTTGTTATCCCCACAGCAAGGAGAGGAGACAGCTGCCTCCACACAGCGTTGGTTTGTCACCCCTGCCAACAACCGCCTCGATTTTACAGCTTCGGCCTACGATGCTGCCGCTGCTGCAGACTTTGCAGGCAATGCAGCCACCCTGCTGTCCTACGCAGCGGCTGGAGTTAAGGCTCTCCCTTTGCAAGCTGCAGGCTGCTCAGGTAGACCCCTGGGATATTACACAGACCCCTCGGGGTGGGGGCCCCGCACTCCACCACAATACTGCAGCAAACCCAGCTCTGTGCTCTCCTGCTGGCCTGCTAACACTGCTAGCAGCAGGACTGCTGCCTCCAGTGTCTACCTAGGAGAGGACGGAGAAGGCCTGACTACAGAGAGATCTCCACTAGGGGGGTCTGAAGAACCGAAACCAAAAGATCTTTCAGAATCCAGTTGGATCGAGACGCCCTCTTCGATCAAATCCATAGATTCCAGCGATTCTGGGATTTTTGAGCAGGCAAAGAGAAGACGGATCTCTCCTTCAGGCACGCCAGTTTCTGAGACGGCCTCTCCGCTGAAAAGCGAAATAATGACACCAAGGGATTGTGAGAAGAACTGTGCAAAGGACATTGGTTACTATAGTTTCTATTCACACAGCTAG